One genomic window of Bactrocera dorsalis isolate Fly_Bdor chromosome 4, ASM2337382v1, whole genome shotgun sequence includes the following:
- the LOC105231977 gene encoding uncharacterized protein LOC105231977, whose amino-acid sequence MEWYEIAVDGGRTVKFSSRVPLSGTAQHQEQKQLEQNHSDVVSEEDCSAPQQGGIIKRGTWCWLSNSNELEIRALRTGQTIATYGFVETRGYDSCYIRCVEELFPQTNEHVLLAVCLECFRTSGRGCSFIAIYSIEHSRVLSCIELPLHITAAAFINENCCRRSLLQNFDGCLAVGSEEGVILLLDLNINKILNACDERMKGPNRQLTDEITECQISDYNLPLAEIHRSFQRARNDGVHFGLQVEVIDTPCTVQCLLPIDLSLGLAIGLEDGRLAFYDLAEMQIIHVATPQPQQAIAPIVKLSYLEPLDDPRHCLYVWAMHEDGDSLTAVLHTLIYEKRLAEKDGFYYFETFLTGTIRLQLPLETSKSIAIGCQSIYKIQNANLHNNGVNLNTTQTEEDGYCLCALTWFCTQEEKNKLLIFDLNQWYKEEMPFSIMNQKCPSYLAGYVLSGRQCALSAFLNPSTVAHFNSLQRFEEHFYPNSLSFDCLLLLPDSSLGYTWIGAQNKIINMLRASNSSIFLEPDMYFREILRTRLLPQFSELNVDSTFSRLAIFETILSVALEHNCFSLLRDCAKCWADGSFMGCNFTATTGISLSTLTDWIWKRATDIKARCNDLSKGLFDFAGFPLDQREQKELGFLTRQLKRLGDLLNEVLTTGKRYIPENVYHKLETQHKSLKMASEYQDVLLWLLNIGLLPEMQQNRNNFSLYKPYGKNKVVYKANQSNTNAIQYPYDDLQNLYARRREFFARSNENFISKKTGSCRLLFIDALISHECKSDGLRECWLENGGTGLYPPPSIEAMLRVMLVPELEFESKCAILLYFFLDLHMTIDEQAHKEIVESFVKFPSVFKLTATLIKTVQSLWNLDHGLFQPAVDEFISPFNNNQTYSQWMLELLIESLLTQNGAHFALRILEARPTLISPVLKLKTLLANELISEAFHFARTNQEDTLLELFFKCCLCAGKYGVIRDLALNEREGQLVQRILRSSKTHGAENLHFVYLLQKSKYIEAVSYMDELSRTKTLRSHYGNESSISGNTDTPNLVLSAFNTTMAPVTQGLTDVYFRIKNKIKKKETDNRSPVPLSCQLIKQNANNLLGGIYHSSALSAHFATYYWGEIDDERRERNDAPLNSLLSANNAPFLRKPQVDTCHLPLELSAQTGVSYPQLYRLTEKRTLVERELEQADATEDLPNIMLNTTAQPRKRRRLLGQEIVDDLGHFMQMNKAAQQLTAHGFDLKDADDTQAKVSEPTVVATTDYLMQPLSTPRRHMVTCDESRGNLSATSELHSILKTSNTPERSMRAQSARRELHTAMDESKNLRFKLPATDIMEEEDTPVKMQDISMPQEEKVRSLKIHKDYDEAVHKRRVVTTTAVDDEEPARSEVVPVRKAEEPKKSTQKDSEIVDDDPVDELLIEVRHERPPSVPHSPAKLKSVTRAVPVESNASKCNNNSGGDEDDDEEEDFYSPLSSRNNSLLMDSVRSPLSTQLSTSISLTFETASSKLFRFSGPQPRKPLARLSAERSQSRTPEKQVHAEEKRVDSEKKEENAADAQKSTQQTGIEKESSSGYVSASSSGISKAVNTCMVDKPSFQITSIMSLASSDFVPYSSSSKIAATQSKFNFEDPKPQAQRGKLSECSTLVGSFSVEESVFATEPEKVAKHTPLKTSNEFAQPKAVHHLQANTTLGMSSYEFTSADVKSQQTPPTTKPEEGSDKHKAAILKVMETVEVMDMDEPIEETQNDTSVDKEQQSQNVQAGNVFSVAATTESDLYATALGLPTQQHTTDVNIDDSEDSNDVVGLYENKSEAVEKHRIKHAANDSDSDVIILSSAPSSPNMHGDQAFDSDSESDDDEDQYGDDGEEEDENDDEEQERIFSKDATENSSSSIEIIEESNSSAGNGVEEEEDNASIAEEPIPPGEPEVVVSVVIEDEIEHFESQANDGAATVTQSKEANIPIGHDASEESSLHSICESVESESRIVVEDAASSCADYEELKLRETVIFEESNEGEQTLSSTNLELASSYFSKSIIAQNDGEILIEELKVSAYNASSKEVYEDLGDDVFYCDAETTNESIETEDLVETERADEVASTSAGIVKQIAKVAEKRDDELRSGDEPKVEVAVPAGSENAEKTEEIKQEAAIFETSVADAVNAEGKGELEDEEEQIKLQVEEDLSEAELTEVEVDATNKATELSMSSTVEKDNTMDTDTPKDNIMDTDTAKDNIMDTDTTEHENTTLLSADESQQKSTQAAQGAKAQQLEEKQDGQMTHVEKQKTTRESPEPTEKSLNSTQTSIETVSFKRSRISSRLEENESEKLLSTPTRNRYSLRGTSVPPAQVDSTINTPLDEVSTPRRHTRGISMPPQTTEQQVQEAAALTPNISESRRRTRASSVQPNEESAAQPGTPRTRRSSRGVSVPHDVDEMAKSSTPVRTGRGTSVPPPATIVTRRRSNLLDAINENTPVVDSPSARTRSRLRLNSVESELDSSIVSGGEQASQAKRKRRSSVSSSVSEQPTTPSSRRTRHSNIVGAAPAAAAEGESTTEVGTPRSLRRTTRRMSVNTENLDETQPLEEHEHETDETSKSNKTATEAALYSSARRLTRTQLAIMEKSAALIKNATVEGLRSGDSISSPTNKRVSKRRSSRSTVPDSDDVESISSHLSNVSGAPKRRVTRSSVKDKEENDDDLVSVASSVGSERASKRRSKESKNSPNTTLSTIQEDEAEDEAGRKKRSRQPRKNAYKSREEPST is encoded by the exons TCATCGACACTCCTTGCACTGTTCAATGCTTACTGCCCATCGACTTGTCCCTGGGTCTGGCCATAGGCCTGGAAGATGGACGTTTGGCCTTTTACGATTTGGCTGAAATGCAGATAATACACGTAGCCACGCCACAACCACAACAAGCAATCGCCCCAATAGTAAAGTTATCCTATCTAGAACCTTTGGATGATCCACGGCATTGCCTTTATGTGTGGGCAATGCACGAGGATGGCGACAGTTTGACCGCGGTATTGCATACGCTAATTTATGAGAAACGTTTGGCGGAAAAGGATGGTTTCTACTATTTCGAG ACATTCCTCACAGGTACAATACGTTTACAACTACCGTTGGAGACCAGCAAGAGTATTGCCATTGGTTGCCAGtcaatttataaaattcaaaacgCCAATCTGCATAATAATGGTGTAAATCTAAATACGACACAAACAGAGGAAGATGGTTATTGCTTATGTGCGCTCACCTGGTTTTGCACGCAAGAGGAGAAAAATAAGTTACTTATATTTGATTTGAATCAATGGTATAAAGAGGAAATGCCATTTAGTATAATGAATCAGAAATGTCCCAGTTATTTAGCGGGTTACGTGTTGAGTGGGCGGCAATGTGCTCTTAGCGCTTTTCTTAATCCTAGCACTGTGGCGCATTTCAATTCATTGCAGCGCTTTGAAGAGCACTTCTATCCCAACTCGCTTAGTTTCG ATTGTCTACTCTTACTGCCGGACAGCTCACTTGGCTACACCTGGATAGGTGCACAAAATAAAATCATCAATATGTTGCGTGCCAGTAATTCGAGTATTTTTCTTGAGCCGGATATGTATTTTAGAGAGATTCTGCGTACACGATTATTACCGCAATTTTCCGAACTTAATGTGGATTCCACTTTCTCGCGG CTCGCTATCTTCGAAACGATTCTATCGGTCGCTTTGGAACACAACTGTTTCAGTCTTCTTCGCGATTGTGCTAAATGTTGGGCAGATGGCAGTTTCATGGGTTGCAACTTCACAGCCACCACAGGCATTTCGCTGTCTACACTTACCGATTGGATCTGGAAACGAGCAACCGACATTAAGGCACGTTGCAATGACCTTTCAAAGGGTCTATTCGATTTTGCTGGTTTTCCATTGGATCAACGTGAGCAGAAAGAGTTGGGCTTTTTGACTCGCCAGCTGAAACGGCTAGGCGATTTACTCAATGAGGTACTAACCACAGGCAAACGTTATATACCCGAAAACG tttaccACAAGCTCGAAACGCAACACAAATCATTAAAAATGGCTTCCGAGTATCAGGATGTGTTGCTCTGGTTGCTGAACATTGGTTTACTACCAGAAATGCAACAAAATCGTAATAATTTTAGCTTATACAAACCGTATGGCAAGAACAAAGTTGTCTACAAGGCTAACCAGTCTAACACAAATGCTATACAATATCCCTACGATGATTTGCAGAATCTCTATGCGCGTAGACGCGAATTCTTCGCACGTAGTAATGAAAATTTCATCTCAAAGAAGACTGGAAGTTGTCGTCTACTTTTCATCGATGCACTTATATCACATGAATGTAAGAGCGATGGTTTGCGCGAGTGTTGGCTGGAGAATGGTGGCACTGGCCTGTATCCACCACCATCCATAGAGGCAATGCTACGCGTTATGCTTGTGCCTGAACTAGAATTTGAAAGTAAATGTGCGATTTTGTTGTACTTCTTTTTGGACTTACACATGACCATTGACGAGCAGGCGCATAAAGAAATAGTCGAGAGCTTTGTAAAATTCCCAAGCGTTTTCAAGCTGACTGCCACATTGATTAAGACGGTGCAATCACTTTGGAATCTGGACCATGGCTTATTTCAG CCCGCAGTCGATGAGTTCATATCGCCCTTCAACAACAATCAAACGTATAGCCAGTGGATGCTAGAACTACTCATCGAATCATTGTTAACGCAGAATGGCGCACATTTTGCCTTGCGAATCCTCGAGGCACGTCCCACACTCATTTCGCCCGTACTCAAATTGAAGACTCTGCTTGCAAATGAGCTCATTTCAGAAGCTTTTCATTTTGCACGCACCAACCAGGAAGACACACTGTTGGAGCTCTTCTTCAAATGTTGTCTCTGCGCCGGTAAGTACGGCGTCATACGAGATTTGGCGCTCAATGAGCGAGAAGGACAATTGGTGCAGCGCATATTGCGTAGCAGCAAAACACATGGCGCCGAAAACTTGCATTTCGTTTACCTGCTGCAAAAGTCCAAATATATTGAAGCTGTTTCCTATATGGATGAACTGTCGCGTACAAAGACGTTACGAAGTCACTACGGCAATGAGAGTAGCATTTCAGGCAACACTGACACGCCAAACTTGGTGCTGTCCGCCTTCAATACAACAATGGCGCCTGTGACACAAGGTTTGACCGATGTCTACTTTCGCATTAAgaataaaatcaagaaaaaggAAACGGACAATCGTTCACCTGTGCCGTTAAGCTGCCAATTGATTAAGCAAAATGCCAATAATTTGCTAGGTGGCATCTACCACAGCTCCGCTTTGAGCGCACACTTTGCCACTTATTATTGGGGTGAAATTGACGATGAACGCCGTGAACGCAATGACGCGCCACTTAACTCACTGCTAAGTGCGAATAATGCGCCATTCCTGCGTAAACCACAAGTAGACACTTGTCATTTACCGTTAGAACTATCTGCACAGACTGGCGTTTCATATCCGCAGCTGTACAGATTGACCGAAAAGCGTACGCTGGTAGAGCGCGAGCTAGAACAAGCTGACGCGACGGAAGACTTGCCGAATATTATGTTGAATACGACTGCGCAACCGCGTAAACGTCGGCGTTTGCTGGGTCAGGAAATCGTGGATGATTTGGGTCACTTCATGCAGATGAACAAAGCGGCACAACAGCTGACAGCACACGGTTTCGATTTGAAGGACGCTGATGATACACAAGCGAAAGTGAGTGAACCAACCGTCGTCGCTACTACGGATTATCTCATGCAGCCGCTGAGTACACCGCGGCGACATATGGTGACTTGTGATGAAAGTCGTGGTAATTTGTCAGCCACTTCGGAGTTGCACAGTATACTGAAGACCAGTAATACGCCAGAGAGAAGTATGCGTGCGCAGAGTGCGCGCCGAGAATTGCACACAGCAATGGACGAAAGTAAAAATTTACGTTTCAAATTACCGGCCACCGATATAATGGAAGAAGAAGACACGCCAGTTAAGATGCAAGACATTTCAATGCCACAAGAAGAAAAAGTAAGATCtcttaaaattcataaagattaCGATGAAGCTGTCCACAAACGACGGGTAGTAACCACAACAGCGGTAGACGACGAAGAGCCCGCCAGAAGTGAAGTAGTACCAGTTAGGAAAGCTGAAGAACCGAAGAAATCAACACAAAAAGATAGCGAAATAGTCGACGACGATCCAGTGGATGAATTGCTCATTGAGGTGCGGCATGAGAGACCACCATCTGTTCCACACTCTCCAGCGAAACTCAAATCAGTTACACGTGCCGTCCCTGTGGAGTCCAATGCTTCCAAATGTAATAACAATTCCGGAGGAGACGAGGATGAcgatgaagaagaagatttcTACTCACCCTTGTCCTCACGTAATAATTCTTTGCTAATGGACAGTGTGCGTTCACCGCTTTCAACGCAACTTAGCACATCAATTAGCTTAACCTTCGAAACGGCGTCTTCGAAATTATTTCGTTTTAGTGGACCACAACCACGTAAACCACTTGCACGTCTCTCAGCCGAACGTAGTCAAAGTCGTACACCGGAAAAACAGGTGCATGCAGAAGAGAAAAGAGTCGATTCTGAGAAGAAGGAAGAAAACGCAGCTGACGCTCAAAAGTCTACGCAGCAAACGGGCATTGAAAAGGAATCAAGCAGTGGTTACGTAAGCGCGAGTTCTTCGGGTATCTCGAAAGCGGTCAACACTTGTATGGTGGACAAACCGAGTTTTCAGATCACATCAATTATGTCTTTAGCCAGCAGCGACTTTGTGCCATACAGCTCGTCATCGAAAATAGCGGCTACCCAGTCAAAATTCAACTTTGAAGACCCAAAGCCACAAGCACAACGTGGTAAGCTCTCAGAATGCAGCACATTGGTTGGGAGCTTCAGTGTGGAGGAAAGCGTATTTGCAACAGAACCTGAAAAAGTCGCAAAGCACACGCCATTGAAGACGTCTAACGAGTTCGCGCAACCAAAAGCGGTACACCATTTACAGGCCAATACTACGCTAGGCATGAGTTCATACGAATTTACAAGTGCCGATGTGAAATCACAACAAACACCGCCCACTACAAAACCAGAAGAGGGTAGCGACAAACATAAGGCAGCGATCTTGAAAGTTATGGAAACAGTTGAAGTGATGGACATGGATGAGCCAATAGAGGAAACACAAAACGATACGAGCGTTGATAAAGAGCAGCAAAGCCAGAACGTCCAAGCTGGAAATGTTTTCTCAGTCGCCGCTACAACAGAGAGTGACTTATATGCAACAGCACTTGGATTGCCGACGCAGCAGCATACAACAGACGTGAATATTGATGATAGCGAAGATTCAAATGATGTGGTTGGTCtgtatgaaaataaaagcgAGGCAGTGGAAAAGCACAGAATTAAACATGCCGCCAACGATAGTGACAGTGACGTAATTATCTTATCATCCGCTCCGTCATCGCCGAATATGCATGGCGATCAAGCATTTGACTCCGATTCTGAAAGCGATGACGACGAAGACCAGTATGGAGACGAtggagaagaagaagatgaaaaTGATGACGAAGAACAAGAGCGGATCTTTAGCAAAGATGCGACCGAAAATTCAAGTTCGTCTATAGAAATTATTGAAGAGAGTAACAGCAGCGCAGGTAATGGAGTCGAGGAAGAAGAGGACAACGCATCAATAGCAGAGGAACCAATACCACCAGGAGAGCCCGAAGTAGTTGTATCCGTTGTAATTGAGGATGAAATTGAACATTTCGAAAGTCAAGCAAACGATGGAGCGGCAACTGTAACGCAGTCAAAGGAAGCCAATATCCCAATTGGCCATGATGCCAGCGAAGAATCATCTCTACATAGCATTTGCGAATCAGTAGAGAGTGAAAGCCGCATTGTCGTTGAGGATGCCGCTTCGAGCTGTGCTGATTACGAAGAGTTAAAATTGCGCGAAACTGTTATATTTGAGGAGTCCAACGAGGGAGAACAGACACTGTCTTCTACCAACCTAGAGCTGGCTTCTTCATACTTCAGCAAGAGCATAATTGCACAGAATGACGGCgagattttaattgaagagTTGAAAGTGAGCGCTTATAATGCAAGCTCGAAAGAAGTTTATGAAGATCTTGGTGACGATGTTTTTTACTGCGACGCTGAAACAACAAATGAAAGCATTGAAACTGAAGACTTGGTGGAAACGGAAAGAGCAGATGAAGTAGCCAGCACTTCCGCCGGAATCGTAAAGCAAATAGCTAAGGTTGCTGAAAAGCGAGACGATGAGCTGAGAAGCGGCGACGAACCTAAAGTCGAAGTAGCTGTACCAGCTGGCTCTGAAAATGCTGAAAAGACTGAGGAAATAAAACAAGAAGCAGCAATATTTGAGACCTCAGTCGCTGACGCAGTAAATGCAGAAGGTAAAGGGGAATTAGAGGATGAGGAGGAGCAAATTAAACTGCAAGTAGAAGAAGACCTCAGTGAGGCTGAATTAACGGAAGTGGAGGTGGACGCAACAAACAAAGCTACTGAATTAAGTATGTCTTCGACGGTAGAGAAGGATAATACAATGGATACAGATACTCCTAAGGATAATATAATGGATACAGATACTGCTAAGGATAATATAATGGATACAGATACTACTGAACATGAAAACACAACTCTGCTATCAGCAGATGAAAGTCAACAAAAATCAACACAAGCAGCGCAAGGTGCAAAAGCCCAGCAGCTCGAAGAAAAACAAGATGGCCAAATGACACatgttgaaaaacaaaaaacaacccGCGAATCTCCCGAGCCTACAGAAAAGTCATTGAATTCAACGCAAACATCAATTGAAACAGTTTCTTTTAAACGTTCACGTATAAGCTCACGGTTAGAAGAAAATGAGTCAGAAAAGCTATTATCCACTCCTACGCGTAACCGATACAGCCTTCGTGGCACTTCTGTACCCCCAGCTCAAGTGGACTCAACGATTAACACACCGCTAGACGAGGTTAGTACCCCGCGTCGTCATACACGTGGTATTTCAATGCCACCGCAGACCACTGAACAACAAGTACAAGAAGCGGCGGCACTTACGCCGAATATAAGTGAAAGTCGACGTCGCACTCGCGCTAGCTCAGTACAACCCAATGAAGAGAGCGCTGCCCAGCCTGGTACGCCGCGCACTCGTCGCAGCAGTCGTGGAGTATCAGTACCACATGATGTCGATGAAATGGCCAAAAGTAGTACGCCTGTGCGGACTGGACGCGGAACTTCAGTACCACCGCCGGCCACAATTGTTACTCGGCGTCGTTCAAATTTGCTCGATGCCATCAACGAAAATACACCTGTGGTGGACTCACCATCGGCGCGTACACGTTCGCGTTTACGATTGAATTCGGTCGAGAGCGAATTGGATTCTTCCATTGTGAGCGGTGGTGAACAGGCGTCACAAGCGAAACGAAAACGTCGTTCTTCAGTATCAAGCAGCGTCTCTGAGCAACCAACTACACCGAGCAGCAGGCGTACACGACACAGTAATATAGTAGGTGCTGCTCCCGCTGCAGCGGCAGAAGGAGAGTCTACTACCGAAGTTGGTACACCTCGAAGCCTGCGGCGGACAACGCGAAGAATGAGTGTTAATACGGAAAATCTAGATGAAACACAACCATTGGAAGAGCACGAGCATGAAACTGACGAAACTTCAAAGTCCAATAAGACTGCAACTGAAGCGGCATTATACTCGTCAGCGCGACGTTTGACACGCACTCAACTGGCTATAATGGAGAAGTCGGCAGCACTTATTAAAAATGCAACCGTTGAAGGTTTGCGTAGTGGCGATTCAATATCATCCCCCACAAATAAGCGGGTCAGTAAGCGGCGCAGCTCGCGTTCTACCGTGCCGGATAGTGATGATGTTGAATCGATTTCATCGCACTTAAGTAATGTTTCTGGTGCACCGAAACGCCGTGTGACGCGTAGCTCAGTTAAGGACAAA GAGGAGAATGACGATGATTTGGTGAGTGTTGCTAGCTCAGTTGGTAGTGAACGCGCATCTAAGCGGCGCTCGAAAGAGTCTAAAAACTCGCCTAATACTACATTGAGTACCATTCAAGAAGATGAAGCGGAAG atGAAGCGGGGAGGAAGAAGCGATCTCGACAGCCCagaaaaaatgcatataaatcaCGAGAAGAACCCAGTACATAA